The proteins below come from a single Pirellulales bacterium genomic window:
- a CDS encoding glycosyltransferase, whose product MSRRIVQIIPTLVRGGAEKQLVLLAQGLARADFDVHVITLTAGGPLRADLDATGIPVTAIDKRWKLDPGALQRLTRELKRLRPDLVHTWLFAANAYGRAAALRAGVPHIVGAERCVDLWKAWHELAIDRYLARRSDRVVVNSSGVRDFYIGKGIAADKFAVIPNGVPPAPPSDVTREALLAELNLPPDAKLIGAVGRLWPQKRLKDLIWGADILKVIREDFHLLIVGEGPQFDRLRRFRHKCQIDDRVHFLGQRNDVPRLIPHFDVLWLGSAYEGQPNSVMEAMSAGVPVVATDIAGTRDLVVPGETGYLVPVGDCAAFARHTDRLFNEVELARRLGSAGRARMLREFSVERMVERHIALYRELLGG is encoded by the coding sequence TTCCGACCCTGGTTCGCGGGGGAGCCGAAAAGCAGCTCGTGCTGCTGGCGCAGGGCCTGGCGCGCGCCGACTTCGACGTTCACGTCATCACGCTCACCGCGGGGGGCCCGCTGCGTGCCGACCTCGACGCCACGGGCATTCCCGTCACGGCCATCGACAAGCGCTGGAAGCTCGATCCCGGCGCACTGCAGCGCCTCACTCGAGAGCTGAAGCGATTGCGGCCCGACCTGGTACATACGTGGCTCTTCGCCGCCAATGCGTATGGGCGTGCCGCGGCGCTCCGCGCGGGAGTGCCCCACATCGTCGGCGCGGAGCGTTGCGTCGACCTGTGGAAGGCATGGCACGAGCTGGCGATCGATCGCTACCTGGCCCGGCGTAGCGATCGGGTGGTGGTGAACTCGAGCGGCGTGCGCGACTTTTACATCGGCAAGGGCATCGCAGCCGACAAGTTCGCGGTCATTCCTAACGGCGTGCCGCCAGCGCCGCCGAGCGACGTGACGCGCGAGGCCTTGCTGGCCGAGCTGAACTTACCCCCGGATGCGAAGCTGATCGGCGCCGTGGGACGGCTCTGGCCGCAGAAGCGTCTCAAGGATCTGATCTGGGGGGCCGACATCCTCAAGGTGATCCGCGAGGACTTTCACCTGTTGATCGTCGGCGAAGGTCCGCAGTTCGACCGGTTGCGACGTTTCCGCCACAAATGCCAGATCGACGACCGGGTTCATTTTCTCGGCCAGCGGAACGATGTCCCGCGGCTGATACCGCATTTCGACGTGTTGTGGCTGGGCAGCGCCTATGAAGGGCAGCCCAACTCGGTCATGGAGGCGATGTCGGCCGGGGTGCCGGTCGTGGCGACCGACATTGCAGGGACGCGAGATCTCGTCGTGCCGGGCGAGACGGGCTATCTGGTACCGGTCGGCGATTGCGCGGCCTTTGCCCGCCACACCGACCGACTCTTCAACGAGGTCGAGCTGGCGCGCCGCCTCGGCAGTGCCGGCCGCGCACGCATGCTGCGCGAGTTCAGCGTGGAGCGGATGGTGGAGC